The Maniola jurtina chromosome 9, ilManJurt1.1, whole genome shotgun sequence genomic sequence TGCGTCAGTCTTGTATGTGTGCTATTTGGTTTCGATATCAATAGGTATGTTGTGAAGGATGatcataataaaacattttaatacaaaataatatatattattttaatactataaAGGTATTTTGTTACAATAGGAATGTACTTATGTatatttcttatttaatttaaaaatgattttaatttctaCCAATAAATAGCTCTATGTAATGTAAGAATTCTAATTTGTTAGCTGTTACCTAACTACTTTGGAAATGTTTCTTGAGCCCTAAAATTTTCACGTTAACGTTAAGAGTGCGTAGATCGGCCAGTATAGTCAATACCAATATAACATAACCGATGTTGATGACGTCACGGGGTAGTGAGCAAGTGATCAATGTTAGAAACGTATGGAACAAGCGGGAGGAACGCATTTCAAAGCATTCAACTCAACTCGGGTAGAGTAGTACCGAATTTCCAGTAAGTAATGAAAAATTCGTTGCGTGCCGCTCTTTATGTAATGTGTAGCTTTAATTAGCATCAGTGACTCATTTTTGCTGTCGCGCCACTAGCGCCAACCCTTGTATGATGAGTGCGGTCCCCAGCCACCATGTGATAGACGAGGCTTCATTGAACAGTAGTACGCCAATAATaccctaaaataaataaataagcattagcaattcaagaaaatattaaaaactaaaatatgatACAACTGCAACTTTGTACGcgaggttttagatttattcaaaatCCCGCAGTTTCGTCAAATTCGGTTAAgctgatgggccgtgaaaaaggtagcagacagacagacagacatactatCCGCATTTATAAGTGACatggatgaagtcacaggcaaaagctagtttttaataacaaaacaattACATACAGATAAAATATAGCTAGATGCAGAAGATATGACAGTGGGTGCAACAGAGTTGGTAGCTGCATCCAGGGAGCGCAAGTAACACCTGCAACCCCAGGTGTTAACTAGCACCATAACTACAAGCAAAACCGCCCATATTAGGTAACTATCACCCTGCAAATAAAGAACAACATTATGCAGTTTCTATGTGAAGTTAaataagttttcaaaataaacttaaaagttTAGTTGCATTTAAGttgagtaaaattatatttgacgTTTTTGATAGTCATTTAATATAAACAAGTAACTTCAAAGATCAGTCAATTTATTTATCTAGAAGGCCTAAACAAAAAACTCGTCACAAAAATTGTTGGATTTAAAGAATGAAAATTCCTTTAATTTCTTTCCTGAACCAATTACAATATTTGGTAATCTTAAACCTACCCGCGTCGATAAGATTACCGATTTGCATGATGTTATTCATGTTAATAAGACAAAGCGGGCGGCCCAGATTTGAGCGGGTGCGTGTAGAACAAACTATGTATTTacaagaaataattaattagaaggAAGACGTGCGGACTTGCCCTAATGGAGAGCGGGGGCCGAGCGGCATGGAAAGTATGGCATATGCGCCCGCTGCCCGCCCCACAGGACGCACCCGCTCCCACCTGGGCCGCCCCCTAAGAAACAGCATAACTGTCCCATAGTCTACTCggtttctggagcgagcttggatgactggagtgaagacttcggtggggaggggcaacgcacgcacaacagacggaaactttaagtgcggaaaccagcccagaaagaagaaagTGAGAACTGTCCCAGTTGTTTCTGTATAATTCAATGCGATTTGCATCAGTGGACGCTAGGCTTTTTAATGAACTAGACTAAAAGATACGGAACCAACGTTTAATGCAGTATGTTTATCAAAACTCGCGACTTGAGGGTACTTAAATCAATGCtagcgataagtaggtacctatcaaagGTATGGCAGGAAAGGAAAGTTAACAATAAACATAATGAAATACATCTataattctatactaatattataaagaggaaatctttgtatttttgtatgtttgtattgaataggctcaaaaactactggaccgatttcaaaatttcttttaccattacttagagggattcttccgaatccgtataggctatattttatcccggaaaatagataggatttttcgtggtagtgtccacccgtgcgaagccggggcgggtcgctagtttataatacatattaaaaacttACAACAACAATGCGTGTTCCAGATAGTTTTCCAGCAGTGCTACCCAATGATGACCAAACACCAGCCATAAAAGCctcatacaacattttattactgtttatTGTTTACATTCGTTTTACCGTATCTAGCTCTAGGTTAACTAAACCTCAAGggagttttattataaaatcacTACGTGTAAAGCGCCCTGAGGTTTAATTCTATCATGTTTCtgattttcttcttctttggTACTCTGTAAGTCTTcttttgctttttatttttaaatttataaccTAAAAAAGGCAAAATTATTGAACAgctgtaattatattattattcagctTTTTTTACATATACTGGCTTTCTTTCTGGATTCTAGCCTTTTCGAACGTTGATCACagccacagaccaataacatataggtAGAGCTTTTATGAGCTGAGACCAAGACTATGTAGTATAGGAAGACCACAAACTACAGATGCTGAATGTTGATGACTTGTAGAATGTTGCCAAATTAgtgctttatatttttaattattgcttTGATCTAGCAGTATTTAATATTTGTGCagtgtttaaaatttttgactTAGTACATCTagtgcattttaattttaaacgtcatatttcaaaaattttaaagtcACCATTTTTCGTAATAAGTGATCTTCAATACCTCTGTTAATTTGCATTTTTTACTAACagtattagttttattttcaatgatttaatacatacttttttttaacaacttGGAGGACTTTGAGGTTGACTTAGTGCATTTTTTGGAAAGCAGTTGGCAACACTATCTGACTTATCTGGGTATAGACCACAGAACATTGTATAGACATTAGACAGTAGAACTGTTCTGTTATTCGTCTGTGTGACACAGTAATGTCATATTTGACAGTGACACAAACTGTGTCACTATCAAATATGACAttacaccaaaaaaaaaacacctgtAAAAAAACACAAGGGCACAAATTCACATTCAATCACAACCATTTCAcaactacttatattatattttcccTGCAATACATTATTCGTAATTCGTATTTCGATCGATAAAGGCAAACCGTGAAGTAAGAAAATAGACTATAAAGTAAATTTTGTAATACAAACACAATTAATAATTCACAACTATGAACAAGATTAAAAGTGGGGACAACGTCTTAATCCTATGGAATGAGAATGACCCAAATGATCTAAGCAATTTAGTTAATGAAATTCAAAGTGTTAAGGCTTCTGTTGTTCTCGAAAACTCGAGTATGATTGCTGAAGGTAAGATATTCTAACCTTTTTTCATAGCTTAACCATTTCAATTAAGAAGGGCCTATTTTGTAGTTCATAACTTCCATACCCATTGAACTTGTACCATCAGCAACAAAAAATTTtgcatgttttaaattttacttttttataaatgttaaatatgtataggtatacaTTTGTTtaggaataaaaatataagagtGATAAGCAAAATAGTAAGAACAAttaaaaatgtcaaatttaAGTACCTGTAGGATTGGCATTTGGAATGGCATTGCTCTTACTGAaatacattgttttttttaaggTTCGAGGCCTACTTCATCATTTGATGTGATAATATCAAACTGGTTACCTCCACACACAGTGCAGCACAGTGATAGTTTACTCGCCCTTTTAATTAAGTTACTAAAACCCAGTGGTAAAGTCATACTAAAAGACACATTAGATGTTAGTTCAGCGCTCAAACTAAATGGATTTTTAAATGTCACAAAAACTGCAGAAAATGAGTTTACTgctgaaaaacctaaatttgaGGTAAGGggttaaatatgtattttttttaacttattttctgAACAAaaccatatttaaatttattttattacctgtGCTTTTAGCAGTTTTATGCACGAGTACTTACTTTCATCAATATTATATTTCACATTTATACATTCattttatgtgaaaaaaattattaaaaatttttaagtgaaaaatttatttaaagacCATCTGCTGCTGTCccatttttttttccaatacaatgatatgaataaaatatttacatgaaACTGAGTCAAAAAAGTGACTTCACACAAGAAAGACCTAAGACCGTTTGCCTGTATCTCCTATGCTTTTATGTTTCACATGGTTCAAGCATCTGAATGCAAAGTAGTGTTGAAAATGGTACAAAAGTCAAAGCCTTTTATTCACAATAGGTACTGCCCTGGTTTGTGAAAAAACCCACAGTAAAGTCAGCCAAAATCAAAGTACTAATAAGTATTTATGTTCATATTACAGGTAGGGGCTAAAGTATCCCTTAAGCTAAACAGCAAGCCAGCAGTATGGAAACTGGAAGACACAGTAGAGGAGGCATGGGCGGGGACCAATGAAGATGAAATAATTGATTCTGATGTTTTGCTGGATGAGGATGATCTGAAGAAGCCAGATCAGCAGTCTTTACGAGGTATGTCTATCTTATAAAGACATTGATTAAGGTCTGATTTGTCTGTTGtcaaataaatctttaactgAAGAATAAGTTTGACATTTGACAGTTTCCAGTTTGAGAAATCTgcttttattcttattttctgAGTTCTTTCAGCATCAGCCTTTGGTTTATTTTTTAGCTAAGTTAAGGAAGGGAAGACAGTCaaatcaagttttttttaagttttctgGGAGCTTTCTTATTCTATTATTAgatattgttttctttttcttagATATTGTTTCATGCAAAGCTACTTTTCTGGATTTATGCCTCAGGCAAAGAAAAAGGCTTATTTGATTTAAAAGTATTTCACTACACTACTAGTTGTCTTGCTCATGCTTACGCAGGGGCTTATCTATTCTGTAAACTATGTTATGTATCAAATACATATGAAATGCCCTAAATGATGGTAAAAACCACAATGAAATTGACTAAAAAGTTTTCCTTCCAAAGCGGTTTTTAGCTTCTATaggatttatgtaaaaaatatataatcaattaatattttaatgctaATTAATATTCATTGTAACCAtgttgaattttataattttgaagtGTTTGCCAAACATTTATTTTGGTTAAAATCAGCATTGCAATTGTGGCTTACTTATCTACCATAGCTATCTGAGTACAAGCTTATCGCTTGATTTATCATGATGATAAGTTTCGTTGAGGTTTTGTGTTACAAATAGTAAGCAGGTCGTATGCCGAGGTTTTGTGTTCCGAGTACAGTGACGCGTTTGAAATCGTGCTTCAATGCCAGGAAACCTGTTGTTgtaaataatatctttattgtGCCTTTATTCATGAATGACTTGATGTTATTAGGCATGCTGGTGCAGACTGCAGAGTCAAACACAAAGACGCGTCTTTTTCAATTCAagtcaattcaaaatatttttattcaattacttttaattactcacaagtacttttgaatcgtcaagattTAATCGTTCAGTTTAATGTTTCAGTTTGTGCAACAACGGGCAAACGAAAGGCGTGTGCAGATTGTTCTTGTGGCTTAGCCGAGGAGTTGAGAGGGGAGACCAAAGATACGCCTAAATCCTCTTGTGGAAGTGTAAGTTtgattttacttaataataataactagacgATGCGCGCgtcttcatccacgtggatttaggtatttaacaATCCCCTGGGAACTTTAATAAAAAGGCTATGCCCAACTCTAAGATTCAatctaccaaattttgtcaaaagcCAATGAAATGTAGGCCTTTAAAAATCTCGTAagaattctttgaaaaaaagaagagaaaggGAGTCTTTTCTTTGACTTTGAACAaaatcctgaaaggccggcaacgcatcggcgttacctctggtgctgcaaatgttcatgggcggcggtaatcacttaaccgcctgctcgtttgctcgctattttttttttatttaaaaaaaacttcctGGAATAAAACGCAGCATTATTATGCCCGTCTCGGAGAGCATGCTATGTATGTACCAGGGATGACCAAAATCTTTCAAACTTGAAAAGATaatagacagagagacacattTTATCGCAtctatagtattagtataggtTGCTATCATGTGAGTAGCATTTGTACGGTGTCAATATTCATACATGACTCTCGACAATAGCGTCATTGTTTTGTCCTTTCATATGTATACGTGACAATCCACACGCAATACTCCGGCCCTTATAAACATGTGTTTTCTTACTAATAATATCGCGGATTTAACATGACACCATAAGCTTAATACATATAACTTGATAAAATGATGTATTtgatacaaactttcatccacTATTTGACCCGTATTCGTACCCGATTCTCACTCGTATTCAATTcatattcgttttcgtaaaaataagattcaaatggccgcca encodes the following:
- the LOC123868284 gene encoding uncharacterized protein LOC123868284, producing the protein MLYEAFMAGVWSSLGSTAGKLSGTRIVVGDSYLIWAVLLVVMVLVNTWGCRCYLRSLDAATNSVAPTVISSASSYILSGIIGVLLFNEASSITWWLGTALIIQGLALVARQQK
- the LOC123868283 gene encoding anamorsin homolog produces the protein MNKIKSGDNVLILWNENDPNDLSNLVNEIQSVKASVVLENSSMIAEGSRPTSSFDVIISNWLPPHTVQHSDSLLALLIKLLKPSGKVILKDTLDVSSALKLNGFLNVTKTAENEFTAEKPKFEVGAKVSLKLNSKPAVWKLEDTVEEAWAGTNEDEIIDSDVLLDEDDLKKPDQQSLRVCATTGKRKACADCSCGLAEELRGETKDTPKSSCGSCYLGDAFRCATCPYLGMPAFKPGEKVMLDLKSDI